One stretch of Archangium lipolyticum DNA includes these proteins:
- a CDS encoding cytochrome-c peroxidase produces MFFRRIWVLPCLLCGLFVHDVGAVPVEPLPEADPSLAALAPKERLGKLLFFDKGLSEPPGQSCAACHLPSAGWTGPDMHINETGAVYEGAVPGRFGNRKPTSTAYATPAPILHPVGGAEGLFVGGSFWDGRATGEELGNPAADQAQGPFLNPVEQNNPSELAVVIKVCHGPYAGLFRLVYGAAICHPAQVARAYDGIALAIAAYEASPEVNAFSSKYDAYLAGRARLTEKEQLGLQLFEGKAKCSGCHPSQPGPGGEPPLFTDYSYDNLGVPRNPLNPWYEQLEFNPLGHAWTDRGLGAFLLTRPEWRRYARVNLGMQKVPTLRNVDKRPFPSFIKAYMHNGFFKSLESVVHFYNTRDVLPGCLAEFPAVPGVPGVDCWPPPEVGLNVNTAELGNLGLTPEEEDALVAFLRTLSDGYFQP; encoded by the coding sequence ATGTTCTTCCGAAGAATCTGGGTGCTTCCCTGCCTGCTGTGTGGCCTGTTTGTCCATGACGTGGGGGCCGTCCCGGTCGAGCCCCTCCCGGAGGCGGATCCATCCCTGGCGGCGCTCGCGCCCAAGGAGCGGCTCGGCAAGCTGCTGTTCTTCGACAAGGGACTCTCCGAGCCGCCCGGTCAGTCATGTGCCGCCTGCCATCTTCCCTCGGCGGGCTGGACGGGACCGGACATGCACATCAATGAGACCGGGGCCGTCTACGAGGGCGCCGTCCCCGGGCGGTTCGGCAATCGCAAGCCGACCTCCACCGCCTACGCCACTCCCGCGCCCATCCTCCACCCGGTCGGCGGGGCGGAGGGCCTCTTCGTGGGAGGCAGCTTCTGGGACGGCCGAGCCACGGGGGAGGAGCTGGGCAATCCCGCCGCGGATCAGGCGCAGGGGCCCTTCCTCAACCCGGTGGAGCAGAACAATCCCAGCGAGCTGGCCGTCGTCATCAAGGTGTGTCACGGGCCCTACGCGGGGCTCTTCCGCCTCGTCTACGGGGCGGCCATCTGCCACCCGGCTCAGGTGGCGCGGGCCTACGACGGCATCGCCCTGGCCATCGCGGCCTACGAGGCCTCGCCCGAGGTGAATGCCTTCTCCTCCAAATACGATGCGTACCTGGCCGGGCGCGCCCGGCTGACGGAGAAGGAGCAACTGGGTCTCCAGCTCTTCGAGGGCAAGGCGAAGTGCTCCGGCTGCCACCCGAGCCAGCCGGGTCCCGGTGGCGAGCCGCCCCTCTTCACCGACTACTCCTATGACAACCTCGGTGTGCCGCGAAATCCGCTCAACCCCTGGTATGAGCAGCTCGAATTCAACCCGCTGGGCCATGCGTGGACGGACCGCGGTCTGGGGGCCTTCCTGCTGACGCGCCCGGAGTGGCGGCGGTATGCGCGTGTGAATCTCGGGATGCAGAAGGTCCCCACCCTGCGCAACGTGGACAAGCGGCCCTTCCCGTCCTTCATCAAGGCCTACATGCACAACGGCTTCTTCAAGAGCCTGGAGAGCGTGGTCCACTTCTACAACACGCGCGACGTGCTCCCCGGCTGTCTCGCGGAGTTCCCCGCGGTACCCGGCGTTCCTGGCGTCGACTGCTGGCCACCGCCCGAGGTGGGGCTGAACGTCAACACCGCCGAGCTGGGCAACCTCGGCCTCACCCCCGAGGAGGAGGACGCCCTCGTCGCTTTCTTGAGGACCTTGTCGGACGGCTACTTCCAGCCCTGA
- a CDS encoding CapA family protein: MSDLPSQESSLTIFLCGDVMTGRGIDQVFPHPCPPDLHEPYVRDARDYIELAEERNGPISRPVGLGYVWGDALAELERCAPDVRLINLETSITTSEAWWPDKGIHYRMHPEHIACLTAARIGCCALANNHVLDWGDEGLRETLATLRGAGIATAGAGAHLEEARAPAVLDVPGKGRVLVFSLGTESSGIPPEWAAKVDRPGVELLEDLSPTTARRIGARVRAIKRAGDLVIASIHWGSNWGYQVPSAQREFARALIDEAGVDVVHGHSSHHPRGIEVYRERPILYGCGDFLNDYEGIRGYEGFRGDLTLMYFVTLEPGSGRLLSLRMTPMQVRRFQECRVSATDTGWLRIVLDREGRRFGTHVLLEEDGTLTLQWS; this comes from the coding sequence ATGAGCGATCTTCCTTCCCAGGAGAGCTCCCTCACCATCTTCCTCTGCGGCGACGTGATGACCGGGCGGGGCATCGACCAGGTGTTTCCCCACCCGTGTCCGCCCGACCTGCACGAGCCCTATGTGCGGGATGCCCGGGACTACATCGAGCTGGCCGAGGAGCGGAACGGTCCCATTTCCAGGCCCGTGGGCCTCGGCTACGTCTGGGGTGATGCGCTCGCCGAGCTGGAGCGGTGTGCTCCGGACGTGCGGTTGATCAACCTCGAGACCAGCATCACCACCAGCGAGGCGTGGTGGCCGGACAAGGGCATCCACTATCGGATGCATCCAGAGCACATCGCCTGCCTCACGGCCGCCCGTATCGGGTGCTGCGCGCTGGCGAACAACCATGTGCTCGACTGGGGGGACGAGGGGCTACGGGAGACGCTGGCCACCCTGCGCGGCGCGGGCATCGCCACCGCGGGAGCGGGAGCCCACCTGGAGGAGGCACGGGCTCCCGCCGTGCTGGACGTTCCGGGCAAGGGCCGGGTGCTCGTGTTCTCGCTCGGGACGGAGAGCAGTGGCATCCCCCCGGAGTGGGCGGCGAAGGTGGACCGGCCTGGGGTGGAACTGCTGGAGGACCTGTCGCCCACCACGGCCCGGCGAATCGGTGCGCGGGTGCGAGCCATCAAGCGCGCGGGTGACCTCGTCATCGCTTCCATCCACTGGGGGAGCAACTGGGGTTACCAGGTGCCCTCCGCGCAGCGGGAATTCGCCCGGGCCCTCATCGACGAAGCGGGCGTGGATGTCGTCCACGGCCACTCTTCCCACCATCCCCGCGGCATCGAGGTCTATCGGGAGCGCCCCATCCTTTATGGCTGCGGGGACTTCCTGAACGACTACGAGGGCATCCGTGGCTACGAAGGCTTTCGCGGCGACCTGACCCTGATGTACTTCGTCACCCTGGAGCCCGGGAGCGGCCGGCTGCTCTCCCTCCGCATGACGCCCATGCAGGTGCGCCGCTTCCAGGAGTGCCGGGTCTCCGCCACCGACACCGGGTGGCTGAGGATCGTCCTGGACCGGGAGGGCCGCCGGTTCGGAACTCACGTCCTCCTGGAAGAGGACGGCACGCTCACCCTCCAGTGGAGTTGA
- a CDS encoding class I SAM-dependent methyltransferase, with protein MTGTLLFLLLLAVLLAGMLSIVFHTLKTGISPMPTSGKVRHQLLSLLPEDLEGTVLELGSGWGTLAFALADRCPRARVVAFELSPLPYAFSWLRQRLAPRPNLRLLREDFFRASFSEASAVVCYLFPGAMTRLAPRLAGELAPGTRVLSHTFALRGWKPLRALVVDDLYRTPIYLYEVPAREDGSN; from the coding sequence GTGACGGGCACCCTCCTCTTCCTGCTGCTGCTCGCCGTCCTGCTCGCGGGGATGTTGTCCATCGTCTTCCACACGCTGAAGACCGGCATCTCCCCCATGCCCACCTCCGGGAAGGTGCGCCACCAGTTGCTCTCCCTGCTGCCCGAGGACCTCGAGGGCACCGTGCTCGAGCTGGGCTCGGGCTGGGGGACGCTGGCCTTCGCGCTGGCCGACCGCTGCCCTCGCGCCCGGGTGGTGGCCTTCGAGCTGTCTCCCCTGCCCTACGCCTTCTCGTGGCTGCGCCAGCGCCTCGCGCCACGCCCCAACCTCCGGCTCCTGCGCGAGGACTTCTTCCGCGCCTCCTTCTCGGAGGCCTCGGCCGTCGTCTGCTACCTCTTCCCCGGTGCGATGACGCGGCTGGCGCCCAGGCTGGCCGGGGAGCTCGCCCCGGGAACGCGCGTCCTCAGCCACACCTTCGCCCTTCGAGGGTGGAAACCGCTGCGCGCCCTCGTGGTGGACGACCTGTACCGCACCCCCATCTACCTCTACGAAGTCCCCGCCCGGGAGGACGGCTCCAACTGA
- a CDS encoding response regulator transcription factor, which translates to MTSPHPAILLVEDDLNLRLALRDNLENQGGYTVEEATTVAEARAHLGRRTFQLILLDVMLPDGDGYTLCSTLRREGLETPVMMLTARTLEDDVVRGFESGAQDYLGKPYRLRELLARVGALVRRGGGVPTQVVRFADYKLDLDRRKVETPEGKTVELTRTEFDLLAFFVRERERVLRRDEILDAVWGRDVVVDPHTVDNFVSSLKRKLGWNSASRFALQTVRGVGYRLEVEG; encoded by the coding sequence ATGACGTCCCCCCATCCCGCCATCCTCCTCGTGGAGGACGATCTCAACCTGCGGCTCGCGCTGCGCGACAACCTGGAGAACCAGGGTGGCTACACCGTGGAGGAGGCAACCACCGTGGCCGAGGCGCGCGCGCACCTGGGCCGGCGCACCTTCCAGCTCATCCTGCTCGACGTGATGCTGCCGGATGGGGACGGCTACACGCTGTGCAGCACCCTGCGCCGGGAGGGGCTGGAGACCCCGGTGATGATGCTCACCGCGCGCACGCTCGAGGACGACGTGGTGCGAGGCTTCGAGTCGGGCGCCCAGGACTACCTGGGCAAGCCCTACCGCCTGCGCGAGCTGCTCGCCCGGGTGGGAGCGCTGGTGCGGCGCGGCGGGGGAGTGCCCACGCAGGTGGTGCGCTTCGCGGACTACAAGCTGGACCTCGACCGGCGCAAGGTGGAGACCCCCGAAGGGAAGACGGTGGAGCTGACCCGCACCGAGTTCGACCTGCTCGCCTTCTTCGTGCGCGAGCGCGAGCGAGTCCTGCGCCGGGACGAAATCCTCGACGCGGTGTGGGGGCGTGACGTCGTCGTGGATCCGCACACGGTGGACAATTTCGTCTCGAGCCTCAAACGCAAGCTGGGCTGGAACAGCGCCTCGCGCTTCGCCCTCCAGACGGTGCGCGGCGTGGGCTACCGCCTGGAGGTGGAGGGGTGA
- a CDS encoding sensor histidine kinase yields MLRRLLPTLCALVLGLAGLGWGLWQLQRIFATEREDARASLRSRREALEQYARVSLSQAVREKLEAARPALELAAADPLAPAQGLYLRERGEQLLPRLALHDSGQDTPARDRYTRLRAGTEVADEEDGPWVERLALMRAVERALDRRDGRAATEALVAFLHHRSRYVLTSTRDVPGHLVVLETLAERGNVVPQLMQSLVREGLDESQGGRLDGLQRLLLLKRSRFTRADFDFLRERVVALSTRTGTPVMDFEARTAELAAAPLPLPASLPGPSLVRSGWYLEPRGEGHARGVAVDPGALLESLSREMRERGLLGPEGHVRLRGTEEVLPLATLRLDVETPEWAREENAMEQRYQLKTGMVVLCAGLALTIAALAFLGQQRKSRFLELKSDFVATVSHELRTPLASIRLLAETLEWRLAQGVESRDYPARIIHEADGLGFLVENLLSFNRIDKGRWVPHLSLVRLEELVATLRRDLEGWARVPVELTSEVGERELLADPQLLRLLLANLARNACAYNTRNPVRLRVEALPDGRVRFSDNGVGIPEAEWERIFGEFYRLRGQGREVPGSGLGLALCQRIMRLHGGTLRVAASSPEGTTFELTFPERR; encoded by the coding sequence ATGCTCCGCAGGCTGCTCCCCACCCTCTGTGCCCTCGTGCTCGGCCTCGCCGGGCTCGGGTGGGGTCTGTGGCAACTGCAGCGCATCTTCGCCACCGAGCGCGAGGATGCCCGGGCCTCGCTCCGCTCCCGGCGCGAGGCCCTCGAGCAGTACGCCCGCGTCTCCCTGAGCCAGGCGGTGAGGGAGAAGCTGGAAGCGGCACGGCCCGCGCTGGAGCTCGCCGCCGCCGACCCGCTCGCACCCGCCCAGGGCCTCTATCTGCGCGAGCGTGGGGAGCAACTCCTGCCACGGCTGGCCCTCCATGACTCGGGGCAGGACACGCCCGCGCGCGACCGGTACACACGGCTGCGCGCCGGTACCGAGGTGGCCGACGAGGAGGACGGTCCCTGGGTGGAGCGGCTCGCCCTGATGCGCGCGGTGGAAAGGGCGCTCGACCGGAGAGACGGGCGCGCCGCCACCGAGGCGCTCGTGGCCTTCCTCCACCATCGCAGCCGGTACGTGCTCACCTCCACACGGGACGTACCCGGCCACCTCGTGGTGCTGGAGACGCTGGCGGAGCGGGGCAACGTGGTCCCTCAGCTCATGCAGTCGCTGGTCCGTGAGGGGCTGGACGAGAGCCAGGGCGGACGGCTGGACGGGCTGCAACGGCTGCTCCTCCTCAAACGCTCGCGCTTCACCCGCGCCGACTTCGACTTCCTGCGCGAGCGCGTGGTGGCGCTGTCCACGCGGACGGGAACGCCGGTGATGGATTTCGAGGCACGCACCGCGGAGCTCGCCGCCGCGCCCCTGCCCCTGCCCGCGTCGCTCCCGGGGCCCTCGCTGGTGCGCTCCGGCTGGTACCTGGAGCCGCGAGGCGAGGGGCATGCCCGGGGCGTGGCGGTGGACCCTGGGGCGCTGTTGGAGTCCCTCTCCCGGGAGATGCGCGAGCGCGGGCTGCTCGGCCCCGAGGGACACGTGCGCCTGCGCGGAACAGAGGAGGTCCTGCCACTCGCGACCCTGCGTCTGGACGTGGAGACACCCGAGTGGGCGCGAGAGGAGAACGCGATGGAGCAGCGCTACCAGCTGAAGACGGGCATGGTGGTGCTGTGCGCGGGGCTCGCCCTCACCATCGCCGCGCTCGCCTTCCTGGGCCAGCAGCGCAAGTCCCGGTTCCTCGAGCTGAAGAGTGACTTCGTGGCCACCGTCTCCCACGAGCTGCGCACGCCGCTGGCCTCCATCCGGCTGCTCGCCGAGACGCTCGAGTGGCGGCTGGCGCAAGGAGTCGAGTCGCGCGACTACCCCGCGCGCATCATCCACGAGGCGGACGGGCTGGGATTCCTCGTGGAGAACCTCCTCTCCTTCAACCGCATCGACAAGGGCCGCTGGGTGCCCCACCTCTCGCTCGTGCGGCTGGAGGAGCTGGTGGCCACGCTGCGGCGAGACCTCGAAGGCTGGGCCCGGGTGCCGGTGGAGCTGACGTCCGAGGTGGGTGAGCGCGAGCTGCTCGCGGACCCGCAGCTCCTGCGGCTGCTGCTGGCCAACCTCGCGCGCAACGCCTGTGCCTACAACACGCGCAACCCCGTGCGCCTGCGCGTGGAAGCGCTCCCGGACGGACGGGTGCGCTTCTCGGACAACGGCGTGGGCATCCCCGAGGCCGAGTGGGAGCGCATCTTCGGCGAGTTCTACCGGCTGCGCGGGCAGGGGCGCGAGGTGCCCGGCAGTGGCCTCGGCCTCGCCCTGTGTCAGCGCATCATGCGCCTGCACGGAGGCACCCTGCGCGTGGCCGCCTCCAGCCCCGAGGGCACCACGTTCGAGCTCACCTTTCCGGAGCGACGCTGA
- a CDS encoding YfbK domain-containing protein produces MRHDAGRIWMMAFIPMPEVASTMKPVLSSLLCCVLLLLAAPALAQTGTLLGTVTAADIRDPIPFVVVTATSPALQGERIVETDAQGQYRISGLPEGVYTLRFDHQDFRGKMRSNLQLREGATLRVDVVLDGAYVEEMVVVGAPAPLIDLGAIGRGVSGFFERLASSGNKGSQGSTTASAPPAPSMPHQAPPPPERTALPPQQPFADMYFKSYGVNPTIDTEEERFSTFSVDVDRASYALARSYLERGALPDEQAVRVEEFVNSFDYGYQGDSESPFSVHVEGFPSPSRKGYHVVHIGLKAREVSREQRKPSHLVFVIDVSGSMDLENRLGLVKQALRLLVNELDERDRVSIAVYGTTAHPVLGPTRATEKHKLMAAIDGLHSEGSTNAQAGIELGYSMATEHFLEGGINRVILCSDGVANNGITDADGIWQRVRGQAAKGITLTTVGFGMGNYNDVLMERLAQVGEGHYAYVDQLEEARRLFVNNLAGTLQVVAKDVKLQLEFDRKAVARYRLVGYENRMLAKEQFADDRVDAGEVGAGHAVTAIYEVKLREPTPSFATLRIRYKAPEGGDSRLVEKELPASLLRPAYGRAAPPTRLSYVAAAFAEKLRGSYWVRPLSWSQLVSLWEEVGEPLRDRPDVAELGSLIRKAQTLDRRKDRFEQLAPVSTMDFDRVPAIQ; encoded by the coding sequence ATGCGGCACGATGCGGGCCGCATCTGGATGATGGCGTTCATCCCGATGCCCGAGGTGGCCTCCACGATGAAGCCCGTTCTCTCCAGTCTCCTCTGTTGTGTCCTCCTGCTCCTGGCCGCGCCGGCCCTCGCCCAGACCGGCACCCTCCTCGGCACGGTCACCGCCGCCGACATCCGCGATCCCATCCCCTTCGTGGTGGTCACCGCGACCTCTCCCGCCCTCCAGGGTGAGCGGATCGTGGAGACCGATGCCCAGGGCCAGTACCGCATCTCCGGGCTGCCCGAGGGCGTCTACACCCTGCGGTTCGATCATCAGGACTTCAGGGGGAAGATGCGTTCGAACCTCCAGCTGCGCGAGGGCGCCACCCTCCGCGTGGACGTGGTGCTCGACGGCGCGTATGTGGAAGAGATGGTGGTGGTGGGCGCACCGGCGCCCCTCATCGACCTCGGGGCCATCGGAAGAGGCGTCAGCGGCTTCTTCGAGCGCCTCGCGAGCTCCGGCAACAAGGGAAGCCAGGGCAGCACCACGGCCAGCGCTCCCCCTGCTCCCAGCATGCCCCATCAGGCGCCTCCGCCGCCCGAGCGCACCGCGCTGCCTCCCCAGCAGCCCTTCGCGGACATGTACTTCAAGAGCTACGGGGTGAACCCCACCATCGACACCGAGGAGGAGCGCTTCTCCACCTTCTCCGTGGACGTGGACCGCGCGTCCTACGCGCTCGCGCGGAGCTACCTGGAGCGGGGGGCGCTGCCCGATGAGCAGGCGGTGCGGGTGGAGGAGTTCGTCAACAGCTTCGACTACGGCTACCAGGGCGACTCCGAGTCCCCCTTCAGCGTGCACGTGGAGGGCTTCCCCTCACCGAGCCGCAAGGGCTACCACGTGGTGCACATCGGGCTGAAGGCGCGCGAGGTGAGCCGCGAGCAGCGCAAGCCCTCCCACCTCGTCTTCGTCATCGACGTGTCCGGCTCCATGGATCTCGAGAACCGGCTCGGGTTGGTGAAGCAGGCGCTGCGGCTGCTGGTGAACGAGCTCGACGAGCGCGACCGGGTGTCCATCGCCGTCTACGGCACGACGGCGCACCCGGTGCTCGGGCCCACCCGCGCCACCGAGAAGCACAAGCTGATGGCCGCCATCGACGGCCTCCACTCCGAGGGCTCCACCAACGCCCAGGCCGGCATCGAGCTCGGGTACAGCATGGCCACGGAGCACTTCCTGGAGGGTGGCATCAACCGCGTCATCCTGTGCTCGGACGGAGTCGCCAACAACGGCATCACCGACGCGGACGGCATCTGGCAGCGCGTGCGCGGGCAGGCCGCCAAGGGCATCACCCTGACCACCGTCGGCTTCGGCATGGGCAACTACAACGACGTGCTGATGGAGCGGCTGGCCCAGGTGGGAGAGGGCCACTACGCGTACGTGGACCAGCTGGAGGAAGCGCGCCGCCTCTTCGTGAACAACCTCGCCGGCACCCTCCAGGTGGTGGCCAAGGACGTGAAGCTGCAGCTCGAGTTCGACCGCAAGGCCGTGGCCCGCTACCGGCTGGTGGGCTACGAGAACCGGATGCTCGCCAAGGAGCAGTTCGCCGATGACCGGGTGGACGCGGGAGAGGTGGGCGCGGGCCATGCAGTCACCGCCATCTACGAGGTGAAGCTGCGCGAGCCCACCCCCTCGTTCGCCACCCTGCGCATCCGCTACAAGGCGCCGGAAGGGGGCGACTCGCGGCTGGTGGAGAAGGAGCTGCCCGCCAGCCTCCTGAGGCCGGCGTATGGCCGCGCCGCGCCCCCCACGCGCCTGTCCTACGTGGCGGCCGCCTTCGCCGAGAAGCTGCGCGGCTCCTACTGGGTCCGCCCGCTCTCCTGGTCCCAGCTCGTCTCCCTCTGGGAGGAGGTGGGCGAGCCCCTGCGTGACCGTCCGGACGTGGCGGAGCTCGGGTCCCTCATCCGCAAGGCCCAGACGCTCGATCGGCGAAAGGACCGCTTCGAGCAGCTCGCGCCCGTGAGCACCATGGACTTCGACCGGGTCCCGGCCATCCAGTAG
- a CDS encoding PAS domain-containing sensor histidine kinase — protein sequence MPSLPQGSGPVSRERPGLAIAGQSAAEETMRASHQLLRSITEIQSEFIRGSDAPSLFERLLAVVLELTGSGSGLIGEVIHAPATRPSLQLLASIPREEGDAPWPLPTPTEEKEQDPREPRALVRAVHVSGRPVLGETFLGLPLDCGGEQVGQVLLAGRPGGYDAGHIDFLQPFIEACGSMLLGYRDERRRAGQEPREPRHSQDSYEERLRMLIDGIHDGVWELDLVSGQLFVNRHWLGMLGYEWNELPHTFSTWTLLIHPDDAAESERLFQEHVAGHSPFIEREQRLRRKDGGWAWVLSRARVVARDEQGRPLRMVGTNVDITARKLAEERLRALVRTLPDIIFRISADGTYLDCQVNDHEDLLIPPETVIGTNIRQMPMAPQLIDKMFAHLGRAIRDESLEVFEYTLDMPLGPRYFEARMFRSGPDEAVSIVRNITERKQAEQRVRQQEEELRRHRDSLEEQVRNRSERLRQATLELEEQQSQLIQAEKLASLGQMAAGVAHEVNNPVSYVMSNLGTLDQYVSSISPLLQLQGEIVHIMESGEPAPVEMLERLRELWDRADAGFILEDMPELIEESLSGTRHIKEIAQSLRSFAREDSGEPQLVDVNTELASTLKMVWNELKYKCEVKRDFGPLPPVSCHPTQLAQVFTNLLVNAAQAMETKGEIRIRTRHEGEEVVVEISDTGKGMTQETLSKLFTPFFTTKPRGQGTGLGLSVSYGIITRHKGRIDVQSEPGKGSTFTVRLPAAER from the coding sequence ATGCCCTCCCTCCCCCAAGGCTCAGGTCCGGTCTCCCGGGAGCGTCCCGGTCTGGCCATCGCAGGCCAGAGCGCCGCCGAGGAGACGATGCGGGCCAGCCACCAACTCCTGCGGTCCATCACAGAAATCCAATCGGAGTTCATCCGAGGGAGTGACGCGCCCTCCCTGTTCGAGCGATTGCTCGCGGTGGTGCTGGAGCTGACGGGCAGCGGCTCCGGCCTCATCGGCGAGGTGATCCACGCGCCCGCCACACGCCCCTCGCTCCAGCTCCTCGCCAGCATTCCCCGGGAAGAAGGGGATGCACCCTGGCCGCTCCCCACTCCGACCGAGGAGAAGGAGCAGGACCCGCGTGAGCCGCGCGCGCTCGTACGCGCCGTCCACGTCTCCGGCAGGCCCGTGCTGGGAGAGACCTTCCTGGGCCTGCCACTCGACTGCGGCGGAGAGCAGGTGGGCCAGGTGCTCCTCGCTGGCCGCCCCGGCGGCTACGACGCCGGGCACATCGACTTCCTGCAGCCCTTCATCGAGGCCTGCGGCAGCATGCTGCTCGGCTATCGCGACGAGCGGCGGCGGGCCGGGCAGGAGCCGCGGGAGCCGCGCCACTCCCAGGACTCCTACGAGGAGCGCCTGCGGATGCTGATCGACGGCATCCATGATGGCGTGTGGGAGCTGGACCTGGTCAGTGGCCAGTTGTTCGTGAACCGGCACTGGCTGGGCATGCTGGGCTACGAGTGGAACGAGCTGCCGCACACCTTCTCCACGTGGACCCTCCTGATCCACCCCGATGACGCGGCCGAGAGCGAGCGGCTCTTCCAGGAGCACGTGGCGGGCCACAGTCCCTTCATCGAACGGGAGCAGCGCCTGCGGCGCAAGGACGGCGGGTGGGCCTGGGTGCTGAGCCGGGCCAGGGTGGTGGCGCGCGACGAGCAGGGCCGGCCGCTGCGCATGGTGGGCACCAACGTGGACATCACCGCCCGGAAGCTCGCGGAGGAGCGCCTGCGCGCCCTGGTCCGCACCCTGCCGGACATCATCTTCCGCATCAGCGCGGACGGCACCTACCTGGACTGCCAGGTCAACGACCACGAGGATCTGCTGATTCCTCCGGAGACCGTCATCGGCACCAACATCCGCCAGATGCCGATGGCGCCGCAGCTCATCGACAAGATGTTCGCGCACCTGGGGCGCGCCATCCGTGACGAGAGCCTGGAGGTCTTCGAGTACACGCTGGATATGCCCCTGGGGCCCCGGTACTTCGAGGCGAGGATGTTCCGCAGCGGGCCGGACGAGGCCGTGTCCATCGTCCGCAACATCACCGAGCGCAAGCAGGCCGAGCAGCGCGTGCGCCAGCAGGAGGAGGAGCTGCGGCGCCACCGCGACAGCCTCGAGGAGCAGGTGCGCAACCGCAGCGAGCGGCTGCGCCAGGCCACGCTCGAGCTGGAGGAGCAGCAGAGCCAGCTCATCCAGGCCGAGAAGCTGGCCTCGCTGGGGCAGATGGCGGCCGGCGTCGCGCACGAGGTCAACAACCCGGTGAGCTACGTGATGAGCAACCTGGGGACGCTCGACCAGTACGTCTCGTCGATCTCCCCGCTGCTCCAGCTCCAGGGCGAAATCGTGCACATCATGGAGTCCGGCGAACCCGCCCCGGTGGAGATGCTCGAGCGGCTGCGCGAGCTGTGGGATCGGGCCGACGCGGGCTTCATCCTCGAGGACATGCCCGAGCTCATCGAGGAGTCGCTGTCGGGCACGCGGCACATCAAGGAGATCGCCCAGAGCCTGCGCTCGTTCGCCCGTGAGGACTCGGGAGAGCCGCAGCTGGTGGACGTGAACACGGAGCTGGCCTCCACGCTGAAGATGGTGTGGAACGAGCTGAAGTACAAATGCGAGGTGAAGCGTGACTTCGGTCCGCTGCCCCCCGTGAGCTGCCACCCCACGCAGCTGGCCCAGGTGTTCACCAACCTGCTCGTCAACGCGGCCCAGGCCATGGAGACGAAGGGGGAGATCCGCATCCGCACCCGCCACGAGGGCGAGGAGGTGGTGGTGGAGATCTCCGACACGGGCAAGGGCATGACGCAGGAGACGCTCTCCAAGCTCTTCACGCCCTTCTTCACCACCAAGCCGCGCGGCCAGGGCACGGGCCTGGGGCTGTCCGTCAGCTACGGCATCATCACCCGCCACAAGGGCCGCATCGACGTGCAGAGCGAGCCCGGCAAGGGCAGCACCTTCACCGTCCGCCTGCCCGCCGCGGAGCGCTGA